A section of the Bacillus pumilus genome encodes:
- a CDS encoding helix-turn-helix transcriptional regulator — protein sequence MPKIDNMLAILWMLHSGEKITAKQISEKLEMNVRTVYRYIDTLSTSGVPIMSEPGHNGGYTLLNNFIKAPLFFDFEEQTSLFHAAVFAEEAGYYGGEALNRAISKLSKYSNQEQETKINQHLTSLEVINRLSPLSLKPFLKELEQAVADGFSAKILYDKSGVKQLNDRLVDPYRITYWNNKWYVIGFCHLRNDIRSFRVDRIESLTLTENKFNRPKNFSARDFFIKNLLPTIEDKEEIISLVIHGDQSVLADICQHWFLGHYLQERTSNQAVFLLEKDMLHTYVPYLLLPYNKSIKVIEPISLKKKLIEVLTELIKFYQE from the coding sequence ATGCCTAAAATTGACAATATGTTAGCAATTCTATGGATGCTCCATTCAGGTGAAAAAATTACGGCAAAACAAATTTCAGAAAAGTTAGAAATGAATGTAAGGACTGTGTATCGTTATATTGATACACTTTCAACAAGTGGCGTACCTATCATGTCAGAACCGGGACATAACGGTGGATACACGTTATTGAACAATTTTATTAAGGCGCCTCTTTTTTTTGATTTTGAGGAGCAAACTTCACTATTTCATGCTGCTGTATTTGCAGAAGAAGCCGGATATTATGGAGGTGAAGCACTAAATCGGGCCATTTCAAAACTAAGTAAATACTCAAATCAAGAGCAGGAAACAAAGATAAACCAACATTTAACTAGTCTTGAAGTAATAAATCGGTTAAGTCCACTCTCTTTGAAACCTTTTTTGAAGGAGTTAGAGCAAGCTGTAGCTGACGGGTTTTCAGCAAAAATTCTTTACGATAAAAGTGGCGTAAAGCAATTAAATGATAGATTGGTCGATCCGTACAGAATTACCTATTGGAATAATAAGTGGTATGTGATTGGATTTTGTCATCTTAGGAATGATATCCGCAGTTTTAGAGTAGACCGAATCGAAAGTCTAACGCTAACCGAAAATAAGTTTAACCGGCCAAAAAATTTTTCAGCACGTGACTTTTTTATAAAAAATCTCCTTCCAACTATAGAAGATAAGGAAGAGATTATTTCTTTGGTTATTCATGGGGATCAAAGTGTATTGGCTGATATTTGCCAACATTGGTTTTTAGGACATTATTTACAAGAACGAACTTCAAATCAAGCAGTTTTTCTTCTTGAAAAAGATATGTTACATACATATGTACCTTATTTACTTTTACCGTACAATAAATCTATTAAAGTGATTGAGCCAATAAGTCTTAAGAAAAAACTTATTGAAGTTCTGACTGAATTAATAAAATTTTATCAAGAATGA
- a CDS encoding multifunctional 2',3'-cyclic-nucleotide 2'-phosphodiesterase/3'-nucleotidase/5'-nucleotidase — protein sequence MKKQAHRSKRRKNLSILLTSIMMISLILPAVPIHAETESGKAVKVSILATTDVHANMMNYDYYSDKETNEFGLAKTAELIDKHRSQNPNTLLVDNGDLIQGTPLGEYVYKQEKDSIINQTKVHPIIHTLNKLKYDAGTLGNHEFNYGLSFLDGTIAGANFPIVNANVKKLNGEHRFTPYVIQDKTFKDANGTSQTVKVGYIGFVPPQIMTWDKKHLDGQVQVQDIVESANETIPEMKEKGADVIVALAHTGIEKTASPKGSENMIFDLATKTKGIDAIVSGHQHGTFPSAEYNGVDKFNVSKGTINGIPVVMSKNWGSYLGVIDLTLEPDGSNWKVTDGTGKIESVAGVSSQNSTVKDAIQTTHQNTLDYVRKPVGKTEADINSFFAQVMDDPSIQIVTDAQKWYAQEKMKDTSYQNLPILSAGAPFKAGGRNGVNYYTNIAKGDLAIKNIGDLYLYDNTVQIVKLKGSEVKDWLEMSAGQFNQIKPNDAKEQPILNEEYRSYNFDVIDGVTYQVDVTQPAKYSTTGTLVNANANRIKNLSYNGKPVSDNQEFLVVTNNYRASGGGGFPHLTQDKVVLASADENRQVLMDYIIEQKTINPSADQNWSIAPIKGATVTFESSLLAKPFAEKSSSVDFIRNASTDGLGVYKLAFKDDGTTEPPASDNWNLTVMHTNDTHAHLDDAARRATKIKEVRAENKNNILLDAGDVFSGDLYFTKWQGLADLKLMNLMKYDAMTFGNHEFDKGPSVLRQFLTGDASDVDPKNRHQFEKPRFPVVSSNVDVSKEKQLSDLVKKPASFKAGEKKEAGIYPYILLDVNGEKVAVFGLTTEDTAITSSSGPNIQFKDAYKKAKETVNTIQTEEKINKIIALTHIGYNRDLELAQKVDGIDLIIGGHTHTLVEKLKVINKKEPTIVAQVKDYGQFLGKVDVAFDKKGVVQPKESSFDLIPIDDSVKEDAEAKAILDGYKADIQDLKTEKVGHTDVLLDGQREHVRAKETNLGNFIADGMLQKAQESAGADLAITNGGGIRGSIEKGDITLGDILTVMPFGNTLYVADLKGSQIKKALEQGLSGIEEGGGAFPHVAGIEYTFTLSKPAGSRLIDVKLKDQKGQLTDIDDEKTYRVATNAFVGTGGDGYSVFTEASHGEDLGYVDYEIFKEQIEKADGQISPVIDHRVKEVFLPRAKGKGAYDIQDDEKFQTYVQHTNKALLYLDKASNAKNVQLSLSKAQVAELKKREQDPNVTIYHDKVGLALPLSNLSEKNADIWMTKTDKVKNALTDTYDFQIKQDKKKVSTFKDPVTLSFTLDEPQKAKKPSVYYVDRKKNRYTKTSNGSFENGVVSGQTDHFSEYTVLNQSGAAGTTPDQTGGDGGTTAPGGGTGTDQNQDGTGIPGGTLPNTATMMYTAVLIGVLMLGAGGILYYYQRKRTRNNVSS from the coding sequence GTGAAGAAGCAAGCACATAGGTCTAAACGAAGGAAAAACCTGTCTATTCTGCTCACTTCCATTATGATGATTAGTCTCATTCTCCCAGCAGTACCTATTCATGCAGAAACAGAAAGCGGCAAAGCCGTAAAGGTCAGCATATTAGCCACAACCGATGTTCATGCGAACATGATGAATTATGACTATTACAGCGACAAAGAAACAAATGAATTTGGTTTGGCAAAAACAGCCGAGCTAATTGACAAGCACCGATCACAAAACCCAAATACACTCCTTGTTGATAACGGAGATTTGATTCAAGGAACCCCTCTTGGAGAATACGTTTACAAACAAGAGAAAGACAGCATCATTAATCAAACAAAGGTTCACCCTATTATCCATACACTTAACAAACTTAAATACGATGCAGGAACACTTGGTAATCATGAATTTAACTACGGATTATCCTTCCTTGACGGTACCATTGCGGGCGCTAACTTCCCGATTGTCAATGCGAACGTCAAAAAGCTTAATGGAGAACACCGTTTTACACCTTATGTGATCCAAGATAAAACCTTTAAAGATGCAAACGGAACCTCACAAACTGTGAAAGTTGGTTACATAGGATTCGTTCCACCCCAAATTATGACGTGGGATAAGAAGCATTTAGATGGACAAGTCCAAGTGCAGGACATCGTCGAATCTGCCAATGAAACCATTCCTGAAATGAAAGAGAAAGGCGCAGATGTCATTGTCGCTCTTGCTCATACAGGAATTGAAAAAACCGCTTCACCTAAAGGATCAGAAAATATGATCTTTGATCTTGCCACGAAAACAAAAGGTATCGATGCCATTGTATCAGGCCACCAGCATGGCACATTCCCAAGTGCTGAATATAACGGCGTCGACAAATTCAATGTCTCAAAAGGAACCATCAACGGCATCCCAGTCGTCATGTCAAAAAACTGGGGCAGCTACCTCGGGGTCATTGATTTAACACTAGAGCCTGACGGCAGCAACTGGAAGGTCACAGACGGAACAGGCAAGATCGAATCTGTTGCCGGAGTATCATCTCAAAACAGCACCGTAAAAGATGCCATTCAAACAACGCATCAAAACACACTTGATTACGTGAGAAAGCCTGTTGGAAAAACAGAAGCAGACATTAACAGCTTTTTCGCTCAAGTGATGGATGACCCTTCGATTCAAATTGTGACAGATGCCCAAAAATGGTATGCACAAGAAAAAATGAAGGACACATCGTATCAAAATTTACCGATTTTATCTGCAGGTGCTCCGTTTAAAGCCGGCGGCCGAAACGGTGTAAATTATTATACAAATATCGCAAAAGGAGATTTAGCGATTAAGAACATCGGTGATCTCTACCTTTACGATAACACTGTGCAGATTGTGAAACTGAAAGGCAGTGAAGTGAAAGACTGGTTAGAAATGTCTGCTGGCCAGTTTAATCAGATCAAACCGAACGATGCAAAAGAACAACCGATTTTAAACGAGGAATACCGCTCGTATAACTTTGATGTAATTGATGGCGTGACATATCAAGTCGATGTGACGCAGCCAGCTAAATACAGCACAACAGGCACACTTGTCAACGCCAATGCCAACCGCATCAAAAACCTGTCTTACAACGGGAAACCCGTCTCTGACAATCAAGAATTTTTAGTCGTAACAAATAACTATCGTGCTTCTGGCGGCGGAGGCTTCCCTCATCTGACGCAAGATAAAGTAGTGCTAGCCTCAGCAGATGAGAACCGCCAAGTACTGATGGATTATATTATTGAACAAAAAACGATCAACCCAAGTGCAGATCAAAACTGGTCGATTGCACCGATCAAAGGCGCAACCGTCACTTTTGAATCTTCTCTTTTAGCCAAACCGTTTGCTGAGAAATCAAGTAGCGTAGACTTTATTCGTAACGCAAGCACAGATGGTCTTGGTGTGTACAAGCTAGCCTTTAAAGACGATGGCACAACAGAACCGCCTGCATCAGACAACTGGAATTTAACAGTGATGCATACGAATGATACACACGCACATCTTGATGATGCGGCAAGACGCGCAACAAAGATTAAAGAAGTCCGTGCTGAAAATAAGAACAATATTCTATTAGACGCTGGAGATGTCTTCTCTGGTGACCTGTACTTCACAAAGTGGCAAGGACTTGCTGATCTGAAATTGATGAACTTAATGAAATATGATGCCATGACGTTTGGGAATCATGAATTTGACAAAGGTCCTTCTGTACTCCGTCAATTCCTGACAGGTGATGCATCAGATGTCGATCCGAAAAACCGTCATCAATTTGAAAAGCCTCGTTTCCCGGTCGTGTCATCAAACGTGGATGTCTCGAAGGAAAAACAATTGAGTGACTTAGTGAAAAAACCAGCCTCATTTAAAGCGGGTGAGAAAAAAGAAGCCGGAATTTACCCTTACATCCTTCTCGATGTAAACGGTGAAAAGGTGGCCGTATTCGGCTTAACGACTGAAGACACAGCCATTACATCCAGCAGCGGTCCTAACATTCAATTTAAAGATGCGTACAAAAAAGCAAAAGAAACTGTCAACACCATTCAAACAGAAGAAAAAATCAATAAAATCATAGCGTTAACACACATTGGCTACAACCGTGACCTTGAGCTCGCTCAGAAAGTCGATGGAATTGATTTAATCATTGGCGGTCACACGCACACCCTTGTTGAAAAATTAAAGGTCATCAATAAAAAAGAACCTACGATTGTCGCTCAGGTGAAAGACTACGGTCAATTTTTAGGAAAAGTAGATGTGGCCTTTGACAAAAAAGGTGTCGTCCAGCCAAAAGAATCCTCTTTTGACCTGATCCCGATTGATGACTCTGTCAAAGAAGATGCGGAGGCAAAAGCGATTCTTGATGGGTACAAAGCAGATATTCAAGATTTAAAGACAGAAAAAGTCGGACATACAGATGTCCTTTTAGACGGTCAACGTGAGCACGTCCGTGCGAAGGAAACGAATCTTGGGAACTTTATTGCCGACGGCATGCTGCAAAAAGCGCAAGAATCTGCTGGAGCTGACCTTGCCATCACAAACGGCGGCGGTATTCGTGGAAGCATCGAAAAAGGTGATATCACTTTAGGTGATATTTTAACGGTGATGCCTTTCGGAAATACACTTTATGTCGCAGATTTAAAAGGCAGTCAAATTAAGAAAGCACTCGAACAAGGGCTGTCAGGCATTGAAGAAGGCGGAGGGGCATTCCCTCATGTAGCTGGCATTGAATATACGTTTACGCTCAGTAAACCAGCTGGCAGCAGATTAATTGATGTGAAACTGAAAGACCAAAAAGGTCAATTGACAGACATTGATGATGAGAAAACATACCGCGTAGCCACAAACGCATTTGTCGGTACAGGCGGCGACGGCTACAGCGTCTTTACAGAAGCTTCTCACGGCGAAGATTTAGGGTATGTTGACTATGAAATCTTCAAAGAGCAAATCGAAAAAGCAGACGGACAGATTTCGCCTGTCATCGATCACAGGGTGAAAGAAGTGTTCCTTCCTCGTGCGAAAGGAAAAGGCGCTTATGACATTCAAGATGATGAGAAATTCCAAACGTATGTGCAGCATACAAACAAAGCTTTGCTCTATTTAGACAAAGCAAGCAATGCAAAAAACGTTCAATTGTCTTTATCAAAAGCGCAAGTAGCCGAGCTGAAGAAAAGAGAGCAAGATCCAAACGTCACCATCTATCATGACAAAGTGGGACTCGCATTGCCACTCTCCAATTTATCCGAGAAAAACGCAGATATATGGATGACAAAGACGGATAAAGTGAAAAACGCTTTAACGGATACGTATGACTTCCAAATCAAACAAGACAAGAAAAAGGTTTCAACCTTTAAAGACCCTGTCACACTATCCTTTACACTAGACGAGCCTCAAAAGGCAAAAAAACCTAGTGTGTATTATGTGGATCGCAAGAAAAATCGTTACACCAAAACAAGTAATGGATCTTTTGAAAACGGAGTCGTTTCAGGTCAAACTGATCACTTCAGCGAATACACGGTCCTTAACCAAAGCGGGGCTGCTGGCACAACCCCAGATCAAACTGGTGGAGACGGCGGAACAACAGCACCAGGCGGAGGCACAGGTACAGATCAAAACCAAGATGGAACCGGCATCCCAGGCGGCACACTACCGAATACAGCCACAATGATGTATACAGCTGTACTAATCGGTGTGCTCATGCTCGGAGCTGGCGGTATCCTATATTACTACCAGCGCAAGCGCACAAGAAACAATGTATCATCCTAA
- a CDS encoding type 1 glutamine amidotransferase domain-containing protein, with protein MGKKIAVVLTDYFEDVEFTEPAKAFKDAGHEITVIENEKGKTVKGKQGEAEVRVDASIDNVKPEDFDALLIPGGFSPDILRADDRYVQFTKAFMDEKKPVFAICHGPQLLITAKTLEGRGATGYTSIKVDMENAGATFKDEEVVVCQDQLVTSRTPDDIPAFNRESLKLLEK; from the coding sequence ATGGGTAAGAAAATTGCAGTTGTATTAACAGATTACTTTGAGGATGTTGAATTCACCGAGCCTGCAAAAGCCTTTAAAGATGCAGGCCATGAGATCACAGTCATTGAAAATGAAAAAGGTAAAACAGTGAAAGGGAAGCAAGGAGAGGCAGAAGTAAGAGTGGATGCGTCTATTGACAACGTGAAGCCTGAAGACTTCGATGCACTTCTCATTCCTGGCGGTTTCTCACCAGATATTCTGCGTGCAGATGATCGTTACGTCCAATTCACTAAAGCATTTATGGATGAGAAAAAACCAGTATTTGCGATCTGTCACGGACCGCAATTGCTCATTACAGCAAAAACGCTTGAAGGAAGAGGCGCGACTGGCTATACATCCATCAAAGTTGATATGGAAAACGCAGGCGCTACATTTAAAGACGAAGAAGTCGTCGTTTGTCAGGATCAGCTTGTGACAAGCCGTACACCTGATGACATTCCAGCCTTTAACCGTGAATCATTAAAACTGCTTGAAAAATAA
- a CDS encoding DUF1128 domain-containing protein, producing the protein MSEQKAAEVNQLIEDISQKLNMLNIGVIKAEDFSPDKYEDIEFLHQMVMKKSSFSPSEMQAIASELKNLRK; encoded by the coding sequence TTGTCAGAGCAAAAAGCGGCTGAAGTCAATCAGCTGATTGAAGACATTTCGCAAAAGTTAAATATGCTGAACATTGGAGTCATCAAAGCAGAGGACTTCAGTCCAGACAAGTACGAAGATATTGAATTTCTTCACCAAATGGTGATGAAAAAATCTTCATTCAGCCCAAGTGAAATGCAAGCCATCGCAAGCGAGCTAAAAAACTTAAGAAAATAA
- a CDS encoding alanine/glycine:cation symporter family protein — protein MGIIEQFVTTMNNFLWGPPLLILIVGTGIYLTFRVLFIQIRLLPYSLKLAFSKQDKMSEGDISHFQALMTALAATVGTGNIVGVASAVIAGGPGAVFWMWFAAFFGMATKFAEAVLAVKYRVKNEKGEMSGGPMYYLEHGLKQKWLGVLFAVFGASAAFGIGNLVQSNSISGVMNSTFQIPTWVTGIIITAFTALVILGGIKSIGRVTSIFVPVMALFYVICGLIILVMNADLVPGAVGLIFSDAFTGQAVAGGAIGTVIRWGVARGVFSNEAGLGSAPIAAAAAKTDMPARQALVSMTQVFIDTIIVCSITGITIVMADMYLTVKSDALTSLSFAHFLGPVGSTIVAIGLLLFAYSTIIGWSYYGEKCFTYLAKDSYVMYYRIVFVMAVFFGAVFKNDFVWGVADMLNGLMAIPNLIGLIGLSGVVVFESKRIIDKIKQEKKEKNISVSS, from the coding sequence ATGGGAATAATTGAGCAGTTTGTCACAACGATGAACAATTTTTTGTGGGGGCCTCCCCTGTTGATTTTGATTGTTGGTACTGGAATATACCTCACCTTTCGCGTTCTCTTCATTCAAATTAGATTACTTCCTTATTCTTTAAAACTCGCTTTTTCAAAACAAGACAAAATGTCAGAAGGGGATATTTCCCATTTCCAAGCGTTAATGACGGCTCTTGCTGCAACTGTCGGTACAGGAAATATCGTAGGTGTGGCATCGGCTGTTATAGCGGGTGGACCTGGTGCAGTATTCTGGATGTGGTTTGCCGCATTTTTCGGGATGGCCACCAAGTTTGCAGAAGCTGTTCTTGCTGTAAAATACAGGGTCAAAAACGAAAAAGGCGAAATGTCTGGCGGACCTATGTATTATTTAGAGCACGGGTTAAAACAGAAATGGCTAGGGGTGCTATTTGCTGTTTTCGGTGCCAGCGCTGCCTTTGGGATCGGCAATCTGGTACAGTCGAATTCCATTTCAGGCGTTATGAATTCTACTTTTCAAATTCCAACATGGGTTACAGGTATCATCATTACAGCTTTTACGGCTCTTGTGATTTTAGGCGGAATTAAAAGCATTGGCAGGGTCACTTCTATTTTTGTACCGGTCATGGCTTTATTTTACGTCATTTGCGGTCTGATCATTCTTGTTATGAATGCTGATCTTGTTCCAGGCGCAGTCGGTCTTATTTTCTCAGATGCCTTTACCGGTCAAGCCGTGGCAGGTGGTGCAATTGGGACTGTCATTCGCTGGGGTGTGGCACGAGGAGTATTTTCCAATGAAGCAGGTCTTGGGTCAGCACCAATCGCGGCTGCGGCTGCGAAAACGGATATGCCTGCCCGTCAAGCTCTCGTCTCTATGACGCAAGTGTTTATTGATACAATTATTGTTTGTTCTATCACTGGCATTACCATTGTGATGGCAGATATGTATTTAACAGTGAAGAGTGATGCACTGACCTCGTTATCCTTTGCTCACTTCCTTGGTCCAGTTGGCTCAACCATTGTGGCAATCGGGCTGCTCTTGTTTGCCTATTCCACCATCATTGGCTGGTCCTATTATGGCGAAAAATGCTTTACATATTTGGCGAAGGATTCGTACGTCATGTATTATCGTATCGTGTTTGTGATGGCTGTCTTTTTCGGTGCCGTGTTTAAAAATGACTTCGTCTGGGGTGTGGCAGATATGCTCAATGGACTGATGGCGATTCCAAACTTAATCGGGCTCATCGGTTTATCAGGGGTGGTCGTATTTGAATCCAAACGAATCATTGATAAGATTAAACAGGAGAAAAAGGAGAAGAATATCTCTGTGTCATCTTAA
- a CDS encoding low molecular weight protein-tyrosine-phosphatase: MIHVLFVCLGNICRSPMAEAMFRKKVEDEGLSEHFVIDSAGIGGWHQGSPPHEGTRNLLDEKGISYEGMSARQIMDEDITTYDYIIAMDAENVGALRSIAGYGKHHFIGRLLDFVEDDDRDDVPDPYYTGNFEEVHELIETGIDRFLTYVKKENDL, from the coding sequence ATGATTCATGTGTTATTCGTGTGTCTTGGCAATATTTGCAGGTCACCGATGGCAGAGGCCATGTTTAGAAAAAAAGTAGAAGATGAGGGGCTTAGCGAGCACTTTGTGATTGATTCAGCAGGTATTGGCGGATGGCATCAAGGCAGTCCTCCTCATGAAGGAACGCGAAATCTGCTTGATGAAAAAGGCATCAGCTATGAAGGAATGTCCGCAAGACAAATCATGGATGAAGACATTACAACATACGACTATATCATTGCGATGGATGCTGAAAATGTTGGGGCACTTCGCAGTATAGCCGGCTATGGGAAACATCACTTTATTGGCCGTCTTCTTGATTTTGTAGAAGACGACGATCGAGATGATGTGCCAGATCCTTATTACACTGGGAACTTTGAGGAAGTCCATGAATTAATTGAAACAGGAATTGACCGTTTTTTGACGTATGTAAAGAAAGAGAACGACCTTTAA
- a CDS encoding YtxH domain-containing protein, with translation MEEKNQIVLRGALLGAACGALLTLFHRPTRIALKDKWNACQQKLEEVCQEPSRISTCMKEKMEETKQLMRTVSDDLSFLNEQVNQLKETTPRVLEIIEETKDHFQSKQTD, from the coding sequence ATGGAAGAAAAAAATCAAATTGTGCTCCGAGGAGCTCTCTTAGGTGCAGCTTGCGGCGCATTGCTGACTTTATTTCATCGACCAACAAGAATTGCACTCAAAGACAAATGGAATGCCTGCCAGCAAAAGCTGGAAGAGGTCTGCCAAGAGCCAAGTAGGATATCAACTTGCATGAAAGAAAAGATGGAAGAAACGAAGCAGCTGATGCGAACAGTCTCAGATGATTTGTCATTTTTAAATGAACAAGTCAATCAGTTAAAGGAAACAACCCCAAGGGTATTAGAAATTATTGAAGAAACAAAGGATCACTTTCAATCGAAACAGACAGATTGA
- a CDS encoding YihY/virulence factor BrkB family protein, whose product MGFIKALIERFLLHEGPAKSAELAYFFLLSLFPFLIFVLTLVGYLPLTSKDVLSVISGYAPEGALSMIESIAEQTLNNRNGGLLSFGIIAALWSASNGINAVVRAFNHAYEVEENRSFILVRLTSIILTIAMVLTIIFALMLPVFGKELGLFVAKLVGQSDAFLTIWTAMRWIISPLILLIVFTSLYYFAPNMRLKLKFVLPGAIFASIGWILVSMLFSFYVGEFANYSAMYGSIGGIIILMIWFYLTGIMIILGGELNALLHKRKIAPGKL is encoded by the coding sequence ATGGGTTTTATTAAAGCGTTAATTGAACGCTTTTTGCTACATGAAGGACCGGCAAAATCTGCTGAGCTTGCCTATTTCTTTTTGCTTTCATTATTTCCGTTTCTCATCTTCGTACTGACACTCGTTGGATATTTGCCACTGACGTCAAAGGATGTCCTGAGTGTCATTTCTGGTTATGCGCCAGAAGGAGCGCTTTCGATGATTGAATCCATTGCCGAACAGACGCTAAATAATCGGAACGGCGGGTTGTTGTCGTTCGGGATTATTGCCGCCCTTTGGTCTGCATCTAACGGTATTAATGCCGTCGTCAGAGCATTTAACCATGCTTACGAAGTTGAGGAGAATCGTTCCTTCATTCTCGTACGTTTAACATCGATCATTTTAACGATCGCGATGGTTTTGACCATTATCTTTGCCTTAATGCTGCCTGTCTTTGGCAAAGAACTTGGTTTATTTGTCGCTAAATTAGTTGGGCAGTCAGATGCCTTTCTGACTATATGGACTGCGATGAGATGGATCATTAGCCCGCTGATTTTATTGATTGTTTTTACATCCTTATACTATTTTGCTCCAAACATGAGGCTGAAATTAAAATTTGTTCTGCCAGGTGCCATTTTTGCATCGATTGGTTGGATTTTGGTCAGCATGCTGTTCTCATTTTATGTAGGCGAGTTTGCCAACTACAGTGCGATGTACGGAAGCATTGGGGGAATCATCATTTTAATGATCTGGTTTTATTTAACCGGCATCATGATTATCCTTGGCGGCGAACTCAATGCGCTTTTACATAAGCGTAAAATTGCACCAGGCAAACTATAA
- a CDS encoding MFS transporter has translation MSRIHFMILILLVSVSGFSQGALLPVISIIFEHAGTSPTLNGLHATGLYIGVLLASPFMEAPLRRFGFKPLIVIGGAAVFLSLFSFVFFESYVVWFFLRLMIGIGDHMLHFSTQTWVTYASSSRNRGRNISLYGLSFGLGFAAGPFLTPLIEISPSLPFIVSGAVSLCIWLLVFVLKNTYPDTGEVQTSEQTNSLKRFKKALQFGWVAFMMPFCYGFLETTLNSNFPVYALRSGVTVDAVAFILPAFAIGSIVFQLPLGMLSDRFGRRRIILCVTLVGSFFFLLAGIFIQSVLAVAICFFIAGMAVGSTFSLGISYMTDLLPKHLLPAGNLMCGMAFSAGSILGPVLGGIFVQTFEGMNLLYLVSIVILFVFFCVRFGRTAAVLENSNEAISK, from the coding sequence ATGTCGAGAATTCACTTTATGATTTTAATTTTACTTGTATCTGTATCTGGTTTTTCACAGGGAGCGTTACTGCCTGTCATTTCGATTATTTTTGAACATGCCGGTACTTCTCCTACGTTAAACGGACTGCATGCCACAGGCTTATATATCGGCGTACTGCTAGCATCTCCATTTATGGAAGCGCCGCTTCGCCGGTTTGGGTTTAAGCCGTTAATTGTCATTGGAGGCGCCGCTGTCTTTTTAAGCTTGTTCAGCTTTGTGTTTTTTGAATCTTATGTTGTCTGGTTCTTCCTGCGGCTCATGATCGGGATTGGTGATCATATGCTCCATTTCTCTACACAGACGTGGGTGACCTATGCGTCGTCATCGAGAAACCGCGGGCGAAATATTTCATTGTATGGGTTATCTTTTGGACTTGGTTTTGCCGCTGGACCTTTTTTAACACCACTCATTGAAATCAGCCCATCATTACCTTTCATTGTTTCTGGTGCTGTTAGCTTATGTATTTGGCTGCTTGTGTTTGTTTTGAAAAATACATATCCAGATACGGGCGAAGTGCAGACGTCAGAGCAGACAAATAGTTTGAAGCGCTTTAAGAAAGCCTTGCAATTTGGCTGGGTCGCCTTTATGATGCCGTTTTGCTATGGCTTTTTAGAAACGACACTTAATAGCAACTTCCCTGTGTATGCACTCAGAAGCGGGGTGACAGTGGATGCAGTGGCGTTTATTTTACCTGCGTTTGCTATTGGGAGTATTGTCTTTCAGCTGCCTCTCGGGATGCTTAGCGACCGGTTTGGCAGGCGCCGCATCATTTTATGTGTCACTCTCGTTGGATCTTTCTTTTTCTTATTAGCAGGAATTTTCATTCAATCAGTTTTGGCTGTTGCAATTTGTTTCTTTATTGCCGGAATGGCTGTAGGCTCTACCTTCTCACTTGGCATCAGTTATATGACCGACTTATTGCCAAAGCATCTGCTTCCTGCTGGAAATTTGATGTGCGGAATGGCATTTAGTGCGGGAAGTATTCTCGGGCCTGTTCTCGGTGGAATCTTTGTGCAAACGTTTGAAGGTATGAATTTACTTTACCTTGTCAGTATCGTGATATTATTCGTGTTTTTCTGCGTTCGATTTGGGCGAACGGCGGCAGTTCTGGAAAACTCCAATGAAGCCATTTCTAAATAA
- a CDS encoding OsmC family protein, whose product MKLRYETDRWITEIDERQLHISGNEETGYRPSQLFISAIAGCFGEMLIHVCRKKRISYEGLTLTPETTRAGAVNKISRIHLHILFEGVRTSDEQIEKVITLALKHCAMVQSVKGSIEITFSHEKT is encoded by the coding sequence ATGAAACTGAGATACGAAACGGATCGGTGGATCACAGAAATAGATGAAAGGCAACTGCATATATCAGGAAATGAAGAAACGGGATACAGACCATCTCAATTGTTCATCTCGGCTATTGCAGGCTGTTTTGGAGAGATGCTCATTCATGTATGCCGAAAAAAGCGAATATCTTATGAAGGGCTGACGCTGACTCCTGAAACGACAAGAGCAGGGGCTGTAAACAAAATCTCCCGTATCCATTTACATATTTTATTTGAAGGTGTCCGTACATCTGATGAACAAATAGAGAAAGTCATTACACTTGCATTGAAGCATTGTGCGATGGTGCAGTCCGTGAAAGGAAGTATTGAAATCACCTTCTCACACGAGAAAACCTAA